A genomic stretch from Hydrogenimonas urashimensis includes:
- the trxA gene encoding thioredoxin codes for MALENLTSGNFNDKVSASDIVILDFWAPWCGPCKQFGPIFEKVSQEHPDILFGKVNTEEEREIAAHFNIQSIPTVAILREGIVLFMQPGLIPEEGLHDLIRQVKALDMEQVREEVKKQQEAQQQG; via the coding sequence ATGGCACTCGAAAATCTCACTTCCGGGAACTTCAACGACAAAGTCTCGGCCAGCGATATCGTCATTCTTGACTTCTGGGCTCCCTGGTGCGGGCCGTGCAAGCAGTTCGGTCCCATCTTCGAAAAGGTTTCCCAGGAGCATCCCGATATTCTGTTTGGCAAAGTTAACACCGAAGAGGAGCGCGAAATCGCGGCGCATTTCAATATCCAATCCATTCCGACGGTCGCTATTTTAAGGGAGGGTATCGTGCTTTTCATGCAACCCGGCCTCATTCCCGAAGAGGGATTGCACGATCTGATCAGACAGGTCAAAGCGCTCGATATGGAGCAGGTTCGCGAAGAGGTCAAAAAACAGCAGGAGGCCCAACAGCAGGGCTGA
- a CDS encoding AAA family ATPase produces MENSNTFAPFAEKKNFRLLRSATIYGPNASGKSNLIKALDAMQDIVLFSYSKYQRGDTLPIEPFLLDAQSRHAPSEFEVMFIEGGVQYQYGFVATKERIEEEWLYAYPKKTAQKWYHRIGDKWTFGSYFRGNKKLWSESTRENSLFLSTAVNMNSEMLRPVYDWFKKKLHILSNAKEYWHPSFTYQLCEDEEHKKRVLEFLKVADMDIDDIEVEEKPFDPNEMLPDDVPEVLKKEIVDELQGKKLKTAYSIHTDLQGERVRFKVDTHESEGTKKFISFIGPWIDTLENGYVMVIDELHDNFHPLMVKFLIQLFHDNDINTRNAQLIFTSHETTVMSQDIFRRDQIWFCDKKNKATQLYSLVEFKPRKGVTDIEKAYLSGRYEALPFISIPYGLIQRDSDGPQE; encoded by the coding sequence TTGGAAAATAGCAATACTTTTGCTCCATTCGCGGAAAAGAAAAATTTTCGGCTTCTGCGAAGTGCCACGATTTACGGACCCAACGCTTCAGGCAAAAGCAATCTTATCAAGGCACTCGATGCGATGCAGGATATCGTGCTCTTTTCCTATAGCAAGTATCAGCGTGGTGATACTTTGCCGATCGAGCCGTTCCTGCTAGACGCCCAGTCCCGCCACGCGCCTTCCGAATTCGAAGTGATGTTTATCGAAGGGGGAGTGCAGTATCAATATGGTTTTGTGGCGACAAAGGAGAGAATCGAAGAGGAGTGGCTCTACGCCTACCCGAAAAAAACGGCACAGAAGTGGTATCACCGAATAGGAGATAAATGGACTTTCGGCAGTTATTTCCGGGGCAATAAAAAACTCTGGAGCGAATCAACGCGCGAAAACTCCCTTTTTCTCTCCACAGCCGTCAATATGAATAGCGAGATGCTTCGACCCGTCTACGACTGGTTCAAGAAAAAACTTCATATTCTGAGCAATGCAAAAGAGTATTGGCATCCTTCTTTCACCTATCAACTTTGTGAAGATGAAGAGCACAAAAAGAGAGTCCTGGAGTTTCTCAAAGTCGCCGATATGGATATCGATGATATCGAGGTGGAAGAGAAGCCTTTTGACCCCAATGAAATGTTGCCTGACGATGTGCCGGAAGTTCTAAAAAAAGAGATCGTCGATGAGTTGCAAGGGAAAAAACTAAAAACAGCCTATTCGATTCATACCGATTTGCAAGGCGAGCGTGTGCGTTTCAAAGTCGATACCCACGAATCTGAAGGGACAAAGAAGTTTATCAGCTTTATCGGACCCTGGATCGATACACTCGAAAATGGTTATGTGATGGTGATCGATGAGCTACATGACAACTTTCACCCGCTGATGGTGAAGTTTTTGATCCAGCTTTTTCATGACAACGATATCAATACCCGCAACGCCCAGCTTATCTTTACCTCTCACGAAACGACGGTGATGAGTCAGGATATCTTCCGACGGGATCAGATCTGGTTTTGCGACAAGAAAAACAAGGCGACCCAACTCTATTCATTGGTCGAGTTCAAACCGCGCAAAGGGGTAACCGATATCGAAAAAGCCTATCTGAGCGGTCGCTACGAAGCCCTTCCTTTCATCTCCATCCCCTACGGGTTGATACAGAGGGACAGCGATGGCCCGCAGGAGTAG
- a CDS encoding RloB family protein — protein sequence MARRSRKRSGYPARSRRPMRYAGDSVLIVCEGSETEPNYFNAVINFLQLPTAAVKVDPARGRSAPQTVVAYAIEELERACAQGNPYAKVYCVIDKDHHQKYDEALSKVRHYTPPKECATVLCVVPSVPCFEFWILMHERYTTSTFGTSGHKPCDQLIKTHLPGYSKTDRLEAKRLVEEKLPIAKTNAHRALHAARSAGTDDPSTYVHLLIEELEYLKEHKYFKEEKKGCPE from the coding sequence ATGGCCCGCAGGAGTAGAAAACGCAGCGGCTACCCCGCCCGCTCCAGAAGGCCGATGCGATATGCGGGGGATAGCGTCCTGATCGTATGCGAAGGAAGTGAGACGGAGCCAAACTATTTCAATGCGGTGATCAACTTTCTGCAACTACCCACAGCTGCCGTCAAAGTTGATCCGGCCCGGGGCAGGAGCGCACCGCAGACCGTCGTAGCCTATGCGATCGAAGAGCTTGAAAGAGCCTGTGCACAGGGCAACCCTTACGCCAAAGTCTATTGCGTCATCGACAAAGACCATCATCAGAAATATGATGAAGCACTCTCGAAAGTTCGACACTATACACCTCCCAAAGAGTGCGCTACCGTGCTTTGTGTCGTACCGTCTGTTCCCTGCTTCGAGTTTTGGATTTTGATGCACGAAAGATACACGACGTCCACATTCGGCACCTCGGGGCACAAGCCCTGCGATCAACTCATCAAAACTCATCTGCCCGGCTACAGCAAAACCGACAGGCTGGAAGCCAAGAGACTGGTAGAAGAGAAACTGCCGATAGCCAAAACCAATGCCCATAGAGCTCTCCATGCCGCAAGAAGCGCCGGTACTGACGACCCCTCGACCTATGTGCATCTGCTGATCGAAGAGCTTGAATATCTCAAAGAGCACAAATATTTCAAAGAAGAGAAAAAAGGATGCCCCGAATGA
- a CDS encoding type III restriction-modification system endonuclease, producing the protein MKIRFKHQLYQAEAVASVIDCFEGQPRREGVAYRVDPGRTVTIKGQQRIVYDEEIETGFKNHPIELSDSQLLHNIQAVQRRQNLPMDGKLVKTSVSPVNLDVEMETGTGKTYVYTKTIFELYKRYGWSKFIIVVPSVAIREGVAQSFDLTREHFLEEYGLQARHFIYDSKSPQNIKSFSTDGGIQVMIINVQAFNAESNARSKDARRIYMELDEFESRRPIDLIKANRPILILDEPQKMEGKKTVAKLKEFDPLMILRYSATHKTRHNLVHRLDALDAYNKKLVKKIAVKGISVKGLSGTQGYLYLQSIEVAKGRAPVARMEMEIRQKGGIKRVLRRLERGDNLFELSGELEQYRGYVVSEIDALRNSVELTNGVTLSAGEAVGHVDEAMLRRIQIREAIDSHLQKEKELYVKGVKVLTLFFIDEVAKYRFYEEAGEAQKGEYTRIFEEEYKEAIKEIGSLYDPAYLDYLRAIDVEKTHNGYFSIDKKGRLKDPAIKKRGEEAGLSDDVDAYDLILKDKQRLLSFDEPTRFIFSHSALREGWDNPNIFVICTLKHSDNTVARRQEVGRGMRIAVNQKGERMDDPATVHDINVLTVVANESYKDFVAGLQKEIAEAVSDRPQKADAKYFTGKVVKTEEASKVIDECTAKLIERYLIKNDYVDLDGKITKNYHKAKEEGALAPLPEELGPIADGVFLLIDSVYSDALLPDFADEHKVKRNRLNDNIKKREFLSLWEKINRKAVYTVHFDSDELVNNAANALNKELKVAKLAYRLIEGEMKSDLSDEELQRGDGFSVKEQSTVEADRSAHSAVRYDLIGQLAEATKLTRRTVGNILKKISDKTFDKYRQNPEEFIRNAARIINEQKAATVVEHLSYNAIEDRHRLEDIFTLESKTYDTERLQQVRKHVYDYVVTDSKTEKAFAHDLDTANEVVVYAKLPSSFFIPTPVGEYNPDWAIAFQEGSVRHIYFIAETKGSMLTMELRKIEKVKITCARKFFKQITSDKVKYDVINSFDALMEMIR; encoded by the coding sequence ATGAAAATCCGATTCAAACACCAACTCTATCAGGCTGAAGCGGTCGCTTCCGTCATCGACTGTTTCGAGGGGCAGCCACGCAGGGAAGGGGTAGCGTACCGTGTCGATCCGGGGCGGACGGTGACGATCAAGGGGCAGCAGCGTATTGTGTATGACGAAGAGATCGAGACCGGGTTCAAGAACCACCCCATCGAACTGAGCGATTCGCAACTGCTGCACAATATCCAGGCGGTGCAGCGCCGGCAGAACCTGCCGATGGACGGCAAACTGGTCAAAACTTCCGTCAGTCCTGTCAATCTCGATGTGGAGATGGAGACGGGGACAGGCAAAACCTACGTCTATACCAAGACCATCTTCGAGCTCTATAAACGCTACGGCTGGAGCAAGTTCATCATCGTCGTTCCCAGTGTGGCGATCCGCGAAGGGGTGGCGCAGAGCTTCGATCTGACGCGTGAGCATTTCCTCGAAGAGTACGGCCTGCAGGCGCGCCACTTCATCTACGACTCCAAATCACCCCAAAACATCAAAAGCTTCTCCACCGACGGCGGGATCCAGGTGATGATCATCAACGTGCAGGCATTTAACGCGGAGAGCAATGCACGCAGCAAAGATGCCAGACGCATCTATATGGAGCTTGACGAGTTCGAATCGCGCCGCCCCATCGACCTGATCAAAGCCAACCGTCCCATTCTCATTTTAGACGAACCTCAAAAGATGGAGGGCAAAAAGACGGTAGCGAAACTCAAAGAGTTCGACCCCCTGATGATTCTGCGTTACTCCGCCACTCATAAAACCCGGCACAATCTGGTTCACCGTCTCGATGCGCTGGATGCCTACAACAAAAAACTGGTCAAAAAGATCGCCGTCAAAGGGATCAGCGTCAAGGGGCTCAGCGGCACCCAGGGGTATCTCTACCTGCAGTCGATCGAGGTGGCCAAAGGCAGAGCGCCCGTGGCGAGAATGGAGATGGAGATACGGCAAAAAGGGGGCATCAAACGGGTATTGCGCCGTCTGGAGAGGGGAGACAACCTTTTCGAGCTCTCGGGGGAGCTGGAGCAGTACCGGGGCTATGTCGTCTCAGAGATCGACGCGCTGCGCAATAGCGTCGAATTGACCAATGGAGTGACATTGAGCGCCGGAGAGGCGGTCGGCCATGTCGATGAGGCGATGCTGCGGCGTATCCAGATCCGAGAAGCGATCGATTCACATCTGCAGAAAGAGAAAGAACTTTATGTCAAAGGGGTCAAGGTGTTGACCCTCTTTTTCATCGATGAGGTGGCAAAATACCGCTTCTATGAGGAAGCCGGCGAAGCACAGAAAGGGGAGTACACCAGGATTTTCGAAGAGGAGTACAAAGAAGCGATCAAAGAGATCGGCTCGCTGTACGATCCCGCCTATCTCGACTATCTGCGCGCCATCGACGTCGAAAAGACCCACAACGGCTACTTCTCTATCGACAAAAAGGGAAGACTCAAGGATCCCGCGATCAAAAAACGGGGCGAAGAGGCGGGGCTGAGTGACGATGTGGATGCTTATGACCTGATCCTCAAAGATAAACAGCGCCTTCTCTCCTTCGACGAGCCGACCCGGTTCATCTTTTCCCACTCCGCGCTGCGGGAGGGGTGGGACAACCCCAATATCTTCGTCATCTGCACCCTCAAGCATAGCGACAACACCGTCGCCCGCCGCCAGGAGGTGGGCCGCGGCATGCGGATCGCGGTCAACCAGAAAGGGGAGCGCATGGACGATCCTGCGACGGTGCACGATATCAATGTACTCACCGTCGTCGCCAACGAGAGCTACAAGGATTTTGTCGCCGGGTTGCAAAAAGAGATCGCCGAAGCCGTCAGCGACCGGCCCCAAAAAGCCGACGCCAAATATTTCACGGGCAAAGTGGTCAAAACGGAGGAAGCGTCGAAAGTGATCGATGAGTGCACGGCGAAACTGATCGAACGCTATCTCATCAAAAACGATTATGTCGATCTGGATGGGAAAATCACCAAAAACTACCACAAAGCCAAAGAGGAGGGGGCTCTGGCACCGCTGCCTGAAGAGCTCGGGCCCATTGCCGACGGGGTTTTCCTGCTCATCGACAGTGTTTACAGCGATGCGTTGCTTCCCGACTTCGCCGATGAGCACAAAGTCAAACGCAATCGCCTCAACGACAATATCAAAAAGAGGGAATTCCTCTCTCTGTGGGAGAAGATTAACCGCAAAGCGGTCTATACCGTCCATTTTGACTCGGATGAGTTGGTAAACAATGCAGCCAACGCCCTGAACAAAGAGCTGAAAGTGGCAAAATTGGCTTATCGTTTGATCGAAGGGGAGATGAAAAGCGATCTGAGCGATGAAGAGCTCCAGCGTGGCGACGGCTTCAGCGTCAAAGAGCAGTCAACTGTCGAAGCGGATCGCTCCGCACACTCCGCAGTGCGGTATGATCTGATTGGACAACTGGCCGAAGCGACGAAACTGACCCGTCGCACGGTCGGGAATATCCTCAAGAAGATCAGCGACAAAACCTTCGACAAATACCGGCAGAATCCCGAAGAGTTCATCCGAAACGCCGCCCGGATTATCAACGAGCAAAAAGCGGCCACCGTGGTGGAACATTTGAGTTACAACGCCATCGAAGATCGGCACCGTCTGGAAGATATTTTCACCCTCGAGTCCAAAACATACGATACCGAGCGTCTGCAGCAGGTGCGCAAGCATGTCTATGACTATGTTGTGACAGATTCGAAAACGGAAAAAGCATTCGCCCATGACCTCGATACGGCGAATGAGGTGGTGGTTTACGCCAAGCTTCCATCGAGTTTTTTCATTCCCACGCCCGTGGGCGAATACAACCCCGACTGGGCCATCGCCTTTCAGGAAGGCAGCGTCAGACATATCTATTTTATAGCCGAGACCAAGGGGTCAATGTTGACAATGGAGCTGCGTAAAATTGAAAAAGTCAAGATCACATGTGCAAGGAAATTTTTCAAACAGATCACCTCGGATAAAGTGAAATATGATGTAATAAACAGTTTTGATGCATTAATGGAAATGATTCGCTGA
- a CDS encoding ATP-binding protein, with translation MSIDRNPDYLVSLLHELRSYPKETEWIEFKTNKAVAQDIGEYISALSNSAAVNGRSSAYMIWGIEDNSHQIVGTTFCPQETKVGNEELENWLLRLLEPKIDFRFHELNIDDKPIVILEITPAYRHPVRFKGEEYIRIGSYKKKLKDYPEKERKLWRILDAVPFEKQIAAEHINDDEVLSLLDYPAYFELLKLPLPENRLGILEALSSDDLIVENDGGGWNITNLGAILFAKKLESFQGLKRKAVRVIQYEGTGRIKTIREEVGHKGYASGFEGLIGFVNALLPTNEVIHQALRETVPMYPELAIRELIANALIHQDFFQAGTGPMIEIFSNRMEITNPGKPLVPTDRFLDSPPKSRNEALASFMRRIGVCEERGSGIDKVVFETEFYQLPAPLFQTTQEHTKAILFAHKKLKEMDKQDRVRACYLHACLRYVQHNYMTNTSLRERFGVESKNTAMISRIIKEALDEGVIYIYDESVGTKARKYIPWWARQ, from the coding sequence ATGAGCATCGATCGTAATCCCGATTATCTTGTCTCACTGCTGCATGAACTGCGAAGTTATCCCAAAGAGACGGAGTGGATCGAATTTAAAACCAATAAGGCCGTCGCACAGGATATAGGTGAATATATCTCCGCACTCTCCAACAGTGCCGCAGTCAATGGGCGAAGCAGTGCCTATATGATTTGGGGTATCGAAGATAACTCACATCAGATTGTCGGCACAACTTTTTGCCCACAGGAAACAAAAGTCGGAAATGAAGAGTTGGAAAACTGGCTTTTGCGTCTGTTGGAACCAAAAATCGATTTTCGATTTCATGAGTTGAACATAGATGACAAGCCGATTGTCATATTGGAGATTACACCGGCCTATCGTCATCCTGTACGCTTCAAAGGCGAAGAGTACATTCGTATAGGCAGTTATAAAAAGAAGCTCAAAGATTACCCGGAAAAAGAGAGAAAATTATGGCGGATATTGGACGCTGTGCCATTTGAAAAACAGATCGCGGCAGAGCATATAAATGATGATGAAGTGTTGTCGTTATTGGACTATCCCGCCTATTTTGAACTACTCAAACTCCCCTTGCCTGAAAATAGACTTGGAATACTCGAGGCGTTGTCCAGTGATGATCTCATCGTGGAAAATGATGGAGGGGGTTGGAATATCACCAATCTGGGAGCGATATTGTTCGCCAAAAAGTTGGAGAGTTTTCAAGGACTAAAACGCAAAGCGGTTCGAGTAATACAGTATGAGGGAACAGGGCGTATCAAAACCATCCGTGAAGAGGTAGGGCATAAAGGCTACGCCAGTGGTTTTGAGGGGTTGATTGGTTTTGTGAATGCTCTTTTGCCCACCAATGAAGTGATCCATCAGGCCTTACGGGAAACTGTACCCATGTATCCTGAATTGGCAATTCGTGAATTGATAGCCAACGCACTGATCCATCAAGATTTTTTTCAAGCCGGTACCGGTCCTATGATTGAAATATTTTCTAATCGTATGGAGATCACCAATCCTGGGAAGCCTCTGGTGCCGACCGATAGGTTTCTCGACTCTCCTCCCAAATCAAGGAATGAGGCTCTTGCCTCATTCATGAGGAGAATCGGCGTTTGCGAAGAACGAGGTAGTGGCATAGACAAAGTGGTTTTTGAAACAGAATTCTATCAGCTTCCTGCCCCGCTGTTCCAGACAACCCAAGAACATACCAAAGCAATACTTTTTGCTCATAAGAAATTAAAGGAGATGGATAAGCAAGACAGGGTGCGTGCCTGTTATCTCCATGCCTGCCTCCGTTATGTTCAGCATAACTATATGACCAATACATCCTTGAGGGAAAGGTTTGGCGTAGAAAGCAAAAATACCGCTATGATATCGAGGATTATAAAAGAAGCCCTTGATGAAGGTGTAATTTACATTTACGATGAATCGGTTGGGACAAAGGCCAGGAAATATATTCCATGGTGGGCTCGACAATGA
- a CDS encoding site-specific DNA-methyltransferase: protein MMYPRLRLARNLLRDDGVIFISIDDNEVHNLRKICDEVFGEGNFIAQLVVQLNPRGRHLDKFIAKTHEYILAIGKNIDKNTTMFGVKKEGKMIEEYNRKDNRGKYRILGLRNRNQSFNPTTRPNLYFPLYVNPKTHEISLEKSKDFTDEVWPDTTDGIKTCWTWGKEKIIAENDLLIAEKIGSEWRVYRKDYLYDKSGNSATTLPKSLWIDKEINNDYGKKSIKELMGKTVMDFPKSVILIKKLIETGSGPDDIILDFFSGSATTAHAVMQLNAEDGGRRRFIMVQLPEATDEKSKAYKAGYKTIAEIGKERIRRAGRKIKEENADKEGIDDLDIGFRVLKIDSSNMKDIYYTPDEVDRESLFDTVDHIKEDRSPEDLLFGVLVDWGVDLTLPIRRETIGDKTVFFVGHDDLIACFDDDLDLELIKKLARYDALRVVFKESGFKDDETKINTEQIFKQLAPSTDVRVI, encoded by the coding sequence ATGATGTACCCACGCCTGCGCCTGGCGCGAAATCTGCTGCGCGATGACGGGGTGATCTTTATCTCGATCGACGATAACGAGGTGCATAATCTGAGGAAGATTTGTGATGAGGTGTTTGGGGAGGGAAATTTTATCGCTCAGCTTGTAGTACAGCTAAACCCAAGAGGTCGACATTTAGATAAATTTATTGCAAAAACACATGAATATATCCTTGCAATAGGAAAAAATATAGACAAAAATACTACAATGTTTGGTGTTAAAAAAGAAGGAAAAATGATTGAAGAATACAATCGTAAAGATAATCGAGGAAAATATAGAATATTGGGTCTTCGTAATAGAAATCAATCATTTAATCCAACAACAAGACCAAATCTATATTTTCCATTGTACGTAAATCCTAAAACTCATGAAATTTCTCTTGAGAAAAGTAAGGATTTTACTGATGAAGTATGGCCAGATACCACAGATGGAATTAAAACCTGTTGGACTTGGGGGAAAGAAAAAATCATAGCCGAAAATGATCTTTTAATAGCTGAAAAAATAGGATCTGAGTGGAGAGTCTATAGGAAAGATTATTTATATGATAAATCTGGAAACTCAGCAACTACATTACCAAAATCATTATGGATTGATAAAGAAATTAATAACGATTATGGGAAAAAATCAATTAAAGAACTTATGGGTAAGACGGTAATGGATTTTCCAAAATCTGTTATTTTAATAAAAAAATTAATTGAAACAGGATCTGGTCCAGACGACATCATCCTCGACTTCTTTTCCGGCTCCGCCACCACCGCCCACGCCGTGATGCAGCTCAACGCCGAAGACGGCGGCAGGCGCAGGTTTATCATGGTGCAGCTTCCCGAAGCCACCGACGAAAAGAGCAAAGCCTACAAAGCGGGCTACAAAACCATCGCCGAGATCGGCAAAGAGCGCATCCGCCGCGCGGGCCGAAAGATCAAAGAAGAGAACGCCGACAAAGAGGGGATCGACGATCTGGATATCGGCTTCAGAGTCCTCAAGATCGACAGCTCCAATATGAAAGATATCTACTACACCCCCGACGAAGTGGACCGCGAAAGCCTCTTCGATACCGTCGATCATATCAAAGAGGACCGCAGCCCCGAAGACCTGCTCTTTGGGGTACTGGTAGACTGGGGCGTGGACCTGACCCTGCCGATCCGCCGCGAAACGATCGGGGACAAAACGGTCTTTTTCGTCGGCCACGATGACCTCATCGCCTGCTTCGACGACGACCTGGACCTGGAGCTCATCAAAAAGCTCGCCAGGTATGACGCCCTGCGCGTCGTCTTCAAAGAGAGCGGCTTCAAAGACGACGAAACCAAGATCAACACCGAACAGATCTTCAAACAGCTCGCGCCGTCGACGGATGTGAGGGTGATATGA
- a CDS encoding Abi family protein, whose protein sequence is MGHYTFKNKNVKRYIENLYADGLQKSRYLDDSTVVELLERIGIFKFKGYVYAFRPDISRHTLDDVVLLFFFDKYLSRLLMDMTSGVETRLKSVLIETCYQHISKLPRSHPLKNNPFFYLISANYKNSHPKLYGPSVDNWKNKSSVTHTEEYIHYGLYYHAKYDFPSNKRSYLSSSHTLHLQNGVNYPPFHYFVESATLGTIKYLIKHLKIDSFDVMEHVAKKFGIFNPKVDFVSYLERLNEVRNRAAHRERLFNRSYRSVTRVGHYKRISQTIRDHGFMDVYLFLFFMLGKLDFHRYPTIELFKKEEIKRLCRSFKKDYYIRTDSFYLTKRMSRKEFERICQFILKGME, encoded by the coding sequence ATGGGACACTACACATTCAAAAATAAAAATGTCAAAAGGTACATCGAAAATCTCTACGCAGACGGTCTGCAGAAGAGCCGCTATCTGGATGATTCTACGGTCGTTGAACTTTTGGAAAGGATTGGAATATTCAAATTCAAAGGGTATGTCTATGCCTTTCGTCCCGATATTTCCAGGCACACTTTGGATGATGTAGTACTGCTTTTCTTTTTCGATAAATATTTGAGTCGTTTGCTGATGGATATGACTTCGGGTGTCGAGACGCGACTCAAATCGGTATTGATAGAGACATGCTATCAGCATATAAGCAAACTACCTCGCAGCCATCCTCTGAAAAACAACCCCTTTTTCTATCTGATAAGCGCAAACTACAAAAACAGTCATCCAAAACTCTATGGACCTTCGGTAGATAACTGGAAAAACAAATCTTCGGTAACCCATACCGAAGAGTATATCCATTATGGATTGTATTATCATGCGAAATATGATTTTCCTTCAAATAAACGGAGCTATCTTTCATCATCCCACACGCTCCATTTGCAAAATGGAGTCAACTATCCTCCTTTTCATTATTTCGTGGAAAGCGCCACGCTTGGAACGATCAAATACCTGATAAAACATTTAAAAATCGACAGTTTCGATGTCATGGAACATGTGGCGAAAAAATTTGGTATTTTCAACCCGAAGGTCGATTTTGTTTCCTATTTGGAACGTCTCAATGAAGTGCGAAACCGTGCCGCACACCGTGAACGGCTTTTTAACAGAAGCTACCGAAGCGTTACGCGTGTGGGGCATTACAAGCGTATAAGCCAAACGATCAGGGATCATGGCTTTATGGATGTCTATCTCTTTTTGTTTTTTATGCTTGGGAAACTGGATTTTCACAGGTATCCGACTATAGAGCTTTTCAAGAAAGAGGAGATCAAAAGACTCTGCCGATCATTCAAAAAAGACTATTACATACGAACCGATTCATTCTATCTTACAAAGCGGATGAGCAGAAAAGAGTTTGAAAGAATATGTCAATTCATTCTGAAAGGGATGGAATGA
- a CDS encoding DUF4391 domain-containing protein, with amino-acid sequence MRFEFPSQAKYGRVIPKSKIYEHASIGGALRQRFIGQIDKIVWSYKLAEETLHLPATEKVPEIEIFDIYLKGDTIDEAVLKAIDRAIPLPILFILHRSGDGALKIKAAYKRPSEADSHKWVIESYFETDWLPADTPAEPLPVALDLEKLYAQLIKALMPQTIAETAKTGDIEAEVERAKRIEALEREYRRLKAKRDREKQFNKKVQINGQMHTLKIEIDELKLPTKQ; translated from the coding sequence ATGCGCTTTGAGTTTCCGTCGCAGGCAAAATACGGCCGCGTCATCCCCAAGAGCAAAATCTACGAGCACGCCTCCATCGGCGGTGCGTTGCGGCAGAGGTTCATCGGGCAGATCGACAAGATCGTCTGGAGTTACAAGCTGGCCGAAGAGACGCTCCATCTCCCCGCCACCGAAAAAGTTCCTGAGATCGAGATTTTCGATATCTACCTCAAGGGTGATACGATCGATGAAGCGGTATTGAAAGCGATCGACCGGGCGATTCCCCTGCCGATCCTGTTTATCCTCCACCGCAGCGGCGACGGCGCTCTCAAAATCAAAGCCGCCTACAAGCGCCCCAGTGAAGCGGACAGCCATAAATGGGTCATCGAGAGCTATTTCGAGACCGACTGGCTCCCGGCCGACACCCCGGCCGAGCCGCTCCCCGTGGCGCTGGATCTGGAGAAGCTCTATGCCCAATTGATCAAAGCCCTGATGCCCCAGACGATCGCCGAGACCGCCAAAACCGGCGACATCGAGGCGGAGGTGGAGCGGGCGAAGCGCATCGAGGCCTTGGAGCGGGAATACCGTCGGCTCAAGGCGAAAAGAGACAGAGAGAAGCAGTTCAACAAAAAGGTGCAGATCAATGGGCAGATGCATACTCTAAAAATAGAGATAGATGAGTTAAAATTACCTACCAAACAATAA